Sequence from the Catenuloplanes indicus genome:
GGCCGGTGGTCAGCGCCAGACCGACGTAGACCCGGTCCCGGAGCAGGCCGGCGTAGGCGCGCAGCACGCTCGCGGGCGTGGCCGGCCGGCGGCGCTCCCGGGGCAGTGTCTCCGGCAGCCCGAACGCGGTCATCAGGATCAGGATCACGCCGAACACGGCGAGCGCGGCAAACACCCCACGCCAATCGGTACGGGACAGCAGCGCGCTGCCGAGCGTCGGCGCGAGCACCGGCGCCGCACCCATGACCAGCATCAGCCGGGACAGGATCCGCGCGGCCGGGAGCCCGGTGAACAGGTCCCGCACCACCGCCATCGCGACCACCGCGGCCGCCGCGGCACCGAGGCCCTGCAGCACGCGGAGGGCGCCGAGCGTGCCGACGTTCGGCGCGAACACGCACAGGATCGAGGCGAGCACGTGTACCGCGGTGCCGGCCAGCAGCGGAATCCGCCGCCCGACCACGTCGGAGAGCGGCCCGATCAGCAGCTGCCCGGCCGCCAGCCCGGCGAGCGTGCCGGTGAGCGTGAGCTGCACGGCCGCGGCCGTGGTCGCGAACTCCGCGGTCAGCGCGGGCAGCGCCGGCAGGTACATGTCGATCGTCAGCGGCCCGATCGCGATCAGCGACCCGAGTACGATGATCAGACGTGCCCGCTGCCCGGTGGTCATCAGATCGCCCGGCATGGCGGTGGTGGCCGCCTTCCGTTCCATGGTCGCGGTCATCGCTCTCCTCGGTCGTCATCCTGCACGTAACGACCCCCCGAGAGCCGCCGCACTTACAGTGGCCGACAAGTCCGCCCGGCGCGACCGCATTCCCGATCCGCACGACCGTGCGCCCCGTCACACCAGGGCCGCCGCGGCTGCTCGATCAGCATCGGGCGATCACGCCTGCCACCCGACCCGGCCGGGCGGCGCACGCGCAGCCGCGCTCCCGCATGCCAGCCCGCGCGCCGCCGCGCTCACGCGTCGCGGCGCGACAGCGACGCTGCGGCCGTGATCGCGGCGGCCAGTGTCCAGAGCGGCACGGCGGCACCCAGCCGGGCGGGATCGCCGGGCAGCCAGTCGCTCAGGTGCTCGTGACCGCGCAGCAGCGGGGTGGCGATGAAGTACACGCCGAGCAGCACCAGGATCGCCGGGACCGGGTGGCGGAGGATGAGCGTGACCGCGGCGGCGAGCAGCGCGGTCAGGGTGAGGTGGGCGGTGGCGTGGACGCCGCAGGTCAGGGACGCGAGCGCGGCGACCGGGAGGGTGGCGGTGGCCAGCGTGGCGGCCTTCGCGGCGAGCAGTGGGAGGCGACGGGGCATGGCCAGCAGTGTGGTGCGGAACTGGTTGCCGGCCTCGTGCTCGGCGGACACGGCCAGCACGCCGAGGACCAGGAAACCCGCCTGCGTGTACATCAACGGCAGCGCGCCCGGCTCGCCCGCCGCCCAGCGCAGCAGGACGGTCG
This genomic interval carries:
- a CDS encoding multidrug effflux MFS transporter produces the protein MTATMERKAATTAMPGDLMTTGQRARLIIVLGSLIAIGPLTIDMYLPALPALTAEFATTAAAVQLTLTGTLAGLAAGQLLIGPLSDVVGRRIPLLAGTAVHVLASILCVFAPNVGTLGALRVLQGLGAAAAAVVAMAVVRDLFTGLPAARILSRLMLVMGAAPVLAPTLGSALLSRTDWRGVFAALAVFGVILILMTAFGLPETLPRERRRPATPASVLRAYAGLLRDRVYVGLALTTGLMMAAIFGYVAGSSFVMQGDFGLSEQEFGLAFGGGAVGMIIATQLNVRLLRWWTPSQILVTALLGGLTAGVLLVVLSVLEVGGLAGVLAPLWLVLAAAGLAFPNAPALALSRHGEAAGTAAALLGAGQFGIGALAAPAVGLLGSDALAMAAVIAGSLAAATLVLLTLARPWQLTETVPADAAVAVH